A window from Mesorhizobium sp. WSM2240 encodes these proteins:
- the coaBC gene encoding bifunctional phosphopantothenoylcysteine decarboxylase/phosphopantothenate--cysteine ligase CoaBC — MPLSGKRILLIIGGGIAAYKCLDLIRRLRERGASVRCVMTAAAKEFITPLSVGALTADHVFTDLFDRQDEHDVGHIRLSREADLLVVAPATADLMAKLASGLASDLASTVLLATDKKVLMAPAMNPKMWAHPATRRNRATLEKDGIRFVGPARGEMAERNEAGEGRMAEPLEIVAAVEAMLDQRPKPLAGRKIIVTSGPTHEPIDPVRYIANRSSGKQGHAIAAALARLGADVRLVSGPVAISDPAGVVTLHVETAREMNDAVENLLPADAAVFVAAVADWRTENSAGEKIKKKAGEGPPALQMVENPDILAGVGHHARRPYFVVGFAAETQDVLKNAEAKLKKKGADFIVANDVSPEGGVMGGDRNRVRIVSKAGVEEWPEMDKHEVAERLAALVAERLKTIEV; from the coding sequence ATGCCCCTCTCCGGCAAGCGCATTCTCCTGATCATCGGCGGCGGCATTGCCGCCTACAAATGCCTCGATCTGATCCGCCGCCTGCGCGAGCGCGGCGCTTCGGTTCGCTGCGTCATGACTGCCGCCGCCAAGGAATTCATCACGCCACTGTCGGTCGGAGCGCTGACGGCCGATCACGTATTCACCGACCTCTTCGACCGGCAGGATGAGCACGATGTCGGCCATATCCGACTTTCGCGTGAGGCAGACCTGCTGGTCGTTGCGCCCGCGACGGCCGACCTGATGGCGAAGCTCGCTTCCGGTCTGGCCAGCGACCTGGCCTCAACCGTGCTGCTTGCAACGGACAAGAAAGTGCTGATGGCGCCGGCGATGAACCCGAAAATGTGGGCGCATCCGGCGACCCGCCGCAACCGCGCCACGCTGGAGAAGGATGGCATCAGGTTCGTCGGTCCGGCCAGGGGTGAGATGGCGGAGCGCAACGAGGCTGGCGAAGGCCGCATGGCCGAGCCGCTGGAGATTGTCGCGGCGGTCGAGGCGATGCTCGACCAGCGCCCGAAGCCGCTGGCGGGGAGAAAAATCATCGTCACCTCCGGCCCCACTCACGAGCCGATCGACCCGGTGCGCTACATCGCCAACCGTTCGTCGGGCAAGCAGGGCCACGCTATCGCTGCGGCGCTGGCCAGGCTCGGCGCCGATGTGCGGCTGGTCTCCGGGCCGGTGGCGATTTCCGATCCCGCCGGCGTCGTCACGCTGCATGTCGAGACGGCGCGTGAGATGAACGACGCCGTGGAAAATCTCCTGCCGGCCGACGCCGCGGTGTTCGTCGCGGCCGTCGCCGACTGGCGGACCGAAAATTCGGCCGGCGAAAAGATCAAGAAGAAAGCCGGCGAAGGGCCTCCGGCGCTGCAGATGGTCGAAAACCCGGACATTTTGGCCGGCGTCGGCCATCATGCCAGGCGACCCTATTTCGTGGTCGGCTTTGCCGCCGAGACCCAGGACGTGTTGAAGAACGCCGAGGCCAAGCTGAAGAAGAAAGGCGCGGATTTCATCGTCGCCAACGATGTTTCGCCGGAAGGCGGCGTTATGGGCGGCGATCGCAACCGAGTCAGGATCGTGTCGAAGGCGGGCGTGGAGGAATGGCCCGAAATGGACAAGCATGAAGTCGCCGAAAGGCTGGCGGCGCTGGTTGCCGAACGCCTGAAGACCATCGAGGTGTGA